A single region of the Mugil cephalus isolate CIBA_MC_2020 chromosome 4, CIBA_Mcephalus_1.1, whole genome shotgun sequence genome encodes:
- the rft1 gene encoding protein RFT1 homolog, protein MSSQDILKDASTLASYNVLLQVMFRVLTFLLNAFTLRFVSKELIGVVNVRLTLLYSTLVFLSREAFRRACLSGESGTTRSWRQVINLLWLTVPLGVLWGTLLACVWLWLLEVPDAQSVPYYSPAVVLFAFAGVQELLAEPLWVLAQAHMFVRLKVVAESLAMIAKCSITVVLVVFAPGWGLYIFSAAHLVYTGFLVLCYTVYFIRFLGSKGASRKSFPLHSVGDLLPRRVDGEPLVDWTLARLTWSFFKQSFLKQILTEGERYVMTFLNVLSFGDQGVYDIVNNLGSMVARFVFLPIEESFYIFFAKVLERGHGVKSQRQEDVAIAAEVLECLLKLVLVIGLIITVFGYAYSQLALDIYGGSLLSSGAGPSLLRCYSCYVLLLAVNGVTECFVFAAMSQEEVDKYNLVMLALSVSFLVLSYMLTWWAGGVGFILANCLNMGLRIFHSLMYIQRYFQFSEWKPLRGLLPSPFLLLALCISAVVTAASEAAFCCDSGWLLRMVHIGVGALCLLGVLVAILLTETRLIEFVRTQLLPRYRKKRT, encoded by the exons ATGAGCTCCCAGGATATACTGAAGGATGCGTCCACTTTAGCATCCTATAATGTCTTGCTACAG GTGATGTTCCGTGTTCTCACCTTCTTGCTGAACGCGTTCACGCTGCGCTTTGTCTCCAAGGAGCTTATAGGCGTGGTAAATGTCAG GCTTACACTTTTATATTCCACATTAGTGTTTTTATCCAGAGAGGCTTTCCGGAGAGCCTGCCTGAGTGGGGAATCTGGCACAACCCGCAGCTGGAGACAAGTTATTAACCTACTGTGGCTGAC GGTGCCACTTGGTGTGCTATGGGGAACCCTTCTTGCCTGTGTGTGGCTCTGGCTCCTGGAGGTCCCCGATGCTCAGTCCGTCCCTTACTACAGTCCTGCTGTGGTGCTGTTTGCCTTCGCAGGGGTGCAGGAGCTCCTGGCTGAGCCCCTCTGGGTCTTGGCTCAAGCTCACATGTTTGTCCGTTTGAAAGTGGTGGCTGAGAGCTTAGCAATGATCGCTAAGTGCAGTATAActgtggtgctggtggtgtttGCCCCTGGATGGGGCCTTTACATCTTCTCTGCTGCTCAT TTGGTGTACACAGGATTCCTGGTGCTGTGCTACACCGTTTACTTCATTCGTTTCTTGGGGTCTAAAGGTGCATCAAGGAAGAGCTTCCCTCTGCACAGTGTTGGAGATCTGCTTCCCCGGAGAGTGGATGGAGAG CCTCTGGTCGATTGGACTCTAGCCCGGCTCACGTGGAGCTTCTTCAAGCAGTCCTTCCTGAAGCAGATCCTGACAGAGGGGGAGCGTTACGTCATGACATTCTTGAACGTCCTCAGCTTCGGAGATCAGGGTGTTTACGATATCGTCAATAATCTGGGCTCCATGGTGGCGCGCTTCGTCTTCTTGCCCATCGAAGAAAGCTTCTACATCTTTTTTGCCAAAGTGCTGGAGAGAGGACATGGTGTCAAAAGTCAGAGACAG GAGGATGTTGCCATTGCTGCAGAGGTCCTGGAGTGTCTTCTGAAACTGGTGCTGGTGATTGGTCTGATCATCACAGTGTTTGGTTACGCCTATTCTCAGCTGGCTCTAGATATTTATGGTGGCTCTCTGCTGAGTAGCGGGGCAG ggcCCAGTTTGCTGCGATGCTACAGCTGTTATGTCCTCCTGCTCGCTGTAAACGGTGTGACAGAGTGCTTTGTATTTGCTGCCATGAGCCAGGAAGAGGTTGATAA GTATAACCTAGTTATGCTggctctgtctgtgtctttcctCGTCCTATCCTACATGCTGACCTGGTGGGCTGGTGGCGTTGGCTTCATACTGGCAAACTGCCTCAATATGGGCCTCCGTATATTTCACAGCCTGATGTACATACAACGCTATTTCCAGTTCAGTGAGTGGAAACCTCTGCGAGGCCTGTTGCCCTCCCCGTTTCTGTTACTGGCTCTCTGCATCAGTGCGGTTGTCACTGCAGCTTCTGAG GCGGCTTTCTGTTGTGACAGCGGCTGGTTGCTAAGGATGGTCCACATCGGTGTGGGAGCATTGTGCCTGCTTGGTGTGCTTGTAGCCATTCTTCTCACAGAGACTCGGCTCATTGAGTTTGTAAGGACTCAGCTCTTGCCCCGATACAGGAAGAAACGAACTTAG
- the prkcda gene encoding protein kinase C, delta a, with translation MAPFLRIAFNSYELGVLPPLADPPFCAIKMKEALTTERGKTLVQRKPTMYPAWKSSFDAHIYEGRVLEVLLMKTAEEPLAEVTVGVSVLAERCKKANGRAEFWVDLHPSGKVMMAVQYFLEDVDTERKQPGKEEEAPTLNRRRGAIKQAKIHFIKNHEFIATFFRQPTFCSVCRDFVWGLNKQGYKCRQCNAAIHKKCIDKIIGRCTGTAANSRDTVFQKERFKIDMPHRFKINNYMSPTFCDHCGSLLWGLVKQGLKCEDCAMNVHHKCQDKVANLCGINQKLLAEALTQVSQKSSTRRSDPNLPALPDIGIYDEVNKLAALDITDGSPYGRLWDGSSTRPQSRITHLTRINVDNFVFHKVLGKGSFGKVLLAELKGRGEYFAVKALKKDVVLMDDDVECTMVEKRVLALAWENPFLTHLYSTFQTKEHLFFVMEYLNGGDLMFHIQEKGRFDLFRAMFYSAEIICGLQFLHSKGIIYRDLKLDNVMLDHEGHIKIADFGMCKENVFGENRATTFCGTPDYIAPEILLGQKYSFSVDWWSFGVLLYEMLIGQSPFHGDDEDELFESIRMDTPHYPRWINKEAKDLLEKLFERDPSRRLGIVGNIRLHSFFKTINWQALEMREIEPPFKPKVKAPNDCSNFDREFLSEKPRLSHSDKNFIDSMDQSAFAGFSFINPKMEHLLEK, from the exons ATGGCTCCTTTCTTGAGGATTGCCTTTAACTCGTATGAGTTAGGTGTCCTGCCGCCTCTGGCTGACCCTCCTTTCTGTGCGATCAAGATGAAGGAAGCGTTGACGACTG AACGAGGTAAGACCTTGGTTCAGCGGAAACCCACCATGTACCCGGCCTGGAAGTCCAGCTTTGATGCGCACATCTATGAGGGCCGTGTGCTTGAGGTACTGCTGATGAAGACAGCAGAGGAGCCCTTGGCTGAGGTCACTGTTGGTGTATCTGTCCTTGCTGAGCGCTGCAAGAAAGCCAACGGGCGTGCTGAATTCTGG GTGGATCTCCATCCTTCTGGAAAAGTGATGATGGCAGTGCAGTATTTTCTGGAAGATGTGGATacag AGAGAAAGCAGCCTgggaaggaagaagaggcgCCTACTCTGAACCGCAGACGAGGGGCCATCAAGCAGGCCAAGATCCACTTCATAAAGAACCATGAGTTCATCGCCACATTCTTCAGACAACCAactttctgctctgtgtgcagAGACTTTGTGTG GGGACTCAACAAGCAAGGCTATAAATGCAGAC aatgtaatgCAGCCATCCACAAGAAATGCATAGACAAAATCATTGGAAGATGTACTGGTACTGCTGCCAACAGTCGGGATACTGTG TTCCAGAAGGAACGCTTTAAAATTGACATGCCGCACCGCTTCAAGATCAACAATTACATGAGTCCAACCTTCTGCGACCACTGTGGAAGCCTGCTGTGGGGTCTGGTCAAACAAGGCCTCAAATGTGAAG ATTGTGCCATGAATGTCCACCACAAATGTCAGGATAAAGTTGCCAACCTGTGTGGTATCAATCAGAAACTACTAGCTGAAGCACTTACACAAGTCAGTCAG AAATCATCCACTCGTCGTTCAGATCCAAACCTGCCTGCTCTACCTGATATTGGAATCTATGATGAGGTCAACAAGCTCGCTGCACTTGACATCACTG ATGGATCCCCCTATGGCAGGCTGTGGGATGGGTCCAGCACACGGCCACAGTCTCGTATTACCCACCTAACCCGGATCAATGTGGACAACTTTGTCTTCCACAAGGTCTTAGGAAAAGGCAGCTTTGGCAAG GTTCTCCTGGCAGAGCTGAAGGGCCGTGGAGAGTATTTTGCTGTAAAGGCTCTGAAGAAAGACGTAGTGCTGATGGATGACGATGTGGAGTGCACTATGGTAGAGAAGAGAGTCTTGGCTTTGGCCTGGGAGAACCCCTTCCTGACACACCTTTACTCCACCTTCCAGACCAAG GAGCATCTGTTCTTTGTGATGGAGTATCTGAATGGAGGTGACCTGATGTTTCATATTCAGGAGAAGGGCCGCTTTGACCTCTTCAGAGCTAT GTTCTACTCAGCTGAGATCATTTGCGGACTTCAGTTCTTACATTCCAAAGGGATCATCTACAG AGATCTTAAGTTGGATAATGTGATGCTGGATCATGAGGGGCACATCAAGATCGCTGACTTTGGCATGTGTAAGGAGAACGTGTTTGGAGAGAATCGCGCCACAACTTTCTGTGGCACTCCTGACTACATCGCTCCAGAG ATCCTGCTGGGGCAGAAGTACTCATTCTCTGTGGACTGGTGGTCATTTGGGGTGTTGCTGTATGAGATGCTGATCGGTCAGTCGCCCTTTCATGGAGATGATGAGGACGAGTTGTTTGAGTCCATCCGCATGGACACTCCCCACTATCCTCGCTGGATCAACAAGGAAGCCAAAGACTTGCTGGAGAAG tTGTTTGAAAGAGACCCCAGTCGCAGGCTAGGGATTGTGGGTAATATCCGGTTGCACTCCTTCTTCAAGACCATTAACTGGCAAGCTTTGGAGATGAGAGAGATCGAACCCCCGTTCAAACCTAAAGTG AAAGCACCGAACGACTGCAGCAACTTTGATCGGGAGTTCCTCAGTGAGAAGCCTCGTCTGTCCCACAGCGATAAGAACTTCATAGACTCCATGGACCAGTCGGCATTCGCTGGTTTTTCGTTCATAAACCCCAAGATGGAGCACCTTTTAGAAAAGTGA
- the mustn1a gene encoding musculoskeletal embryonic nuclear protein 1a, whose protein sequence is MSQPDQEDEKMQRPEVREEDLTEARSKLDTGRRVKSKTFEVMEECEKSGKAAPSVFSGVRSGAETAFNTRSTRPIKK, encoded by the exons ATGTCTCAG CCCGATCAGGAAGATGAAAAAATGCAGCGCCCTGAAGTGAGAGAAGAGGACCTGACTGAGGCCAGGAGCAAACTGGATACTGGCAGGCGTGTAAAGAGCAAGACGTTTGAAGTCATGGAGGAGTGCG AGAAATCAGGTAAAGCGGctccctctgtgttcagtggAGTGAGGTCAGGAGCGGAGACGGCTTTCAACACGCGCTCAACTCGACCGATCAAGAAGTAG
- the ruvbl1 gene encoding ruvB-like 1: MKIEEVKSTTKTQRIASHSHVKGLGLDEAGNAKQSACGLVGQEAAREACGIIVELIRSKKMAGRAVLLAGPPGTGKTALALAVAQELGNKVPFCPMVGSEVYSSEIKKTEVLMENFRRAIGLRIKETKEVYEGEVTELTPCETENPMGGYGKTISHVIIGLKTGKGTKQLKLDPSIYESLQKERVEVGDVIYIEANSGAVKRQGRCDTFATEFDLEAEEYVPLPKGDVHKKKEIVQDVTLHDLDVANARPQGGQDILSMMGQLMKPKKTEITDKLRAEINKVVNRYIDQGVAELVPGVLFVDEVHMLDIECFTYLHRALESTIAPIVVFASNRGNCLIRGTEDISSPHGIPLDLLDRVMIIRTMLYTPQEMKQIIKIRAQTEGIAISEEALTHLAEIGTKTTLRYAVQLLTPASLLGRVQGKETVEREQVEEINELFYDAKSSAKILQDQHHKFMK, translated from the exons ATGAAAATCGAGGAGGTGAAAAGCACGACAAAAACCCAGCGGATCGCTTCTCACAGTCACGTCAAAGGACTCGGGCTGGATGAGGCCGGCAATGCTAAGCAGTCAGCATGTGGACTGGTCGGCCAGGAAGCTGCAAGAGAG GCTTGTGGCATCATTGTTGAGCTGATCCGCTCAAAAAAGATGGCAGGAAGGGCAGTTTTACTGGCAGGGCCACCAGGAACTGGCAAG ACTGCCCTCGCCTTGGCTGTAGCACAGGAGCTGGGAAACAAAGTACCCTTCTGCCCCATGGTCGGTAGTGAGGTCTACTCgtctgagattaaaaaaactgaagtgcTGATGGAGAACTTCAGGAGAGCAATTG GTCTCCGcatcaaagaaacaaaggagGTGTATGAAGGCGAGGTGACAGAGCTGACCCCCTGTGAGACTGAGAATCCCATGGGTGGTTACGGAAAAACCATCAGCCACGTCATCATCGGACTGAAGACGGGCAAAGGCACAAAGCAGCTCAAG CTGGATCCCAGTATTTACGAGAGTCTCCAGAAAGAGCGCGTGGAAGTTGGAGACGTGATCTACATCGAAGCCAACAGCGGAGCCGTCAAG AGACAAGGTCGTTGCGACACCTTTGCGACAGAGTTTGACCTCGAGGCAGAGGAGTACGTTCCACTGCCCAAAGGAGATGTCCACAAAAAGAAGGAGATCGTCCAAGATGTCACTCTACATGACCTGGATGTTGCAAACGCCCGACCacag GGAGGCCAGGACATTCTCTCCATGATGGGACAGCTCATGAAGcccaaaaagacagaaatcacAG ATAAGCTCCGTGCTGAGATCAACAAGGTGGTGAACCGCTACATAGACCAAGGCGTGGCTGAGCTCGTACCCGGTGTGCTGTTCGTGGACGAGGTGCATATGCTGGACATCGAATGCTTCACATACCTCCACCGAGCGCTGGAGAGCACCATCGCCCCCATCGTTGTGTTCGCTTCAAACAGGGGCAACTGTCTAATCAG GGGAACGGAAGACATCAGCTCCCCACATGGGATACCTCTGGACTTGCTGGACAGAGTCATGATAATCCGCACCATGTTGTACACGCCACAGGAGATGAAGCAG ATCATCAAGATCCGTGCCCAGACTGAGGGGATCGCCATCAGCGAGGAAGCTCTCACACACCTAGCAGAGATCGGCACCAAGACCACCCTCAG ATACGCTGTACAGCTGCTGACACCAGCCAGTCTGCTGGGTCGCGTTCAGGGAAAAGAGACTGTGGAGagggagcaggtggaggagatcAATGAGTTGTTCTACGATGCAAAGTCTTCAGCCAAAATCCTCCAAGACCAGCATCACAAgtttatgaaataa